From Rhodovastum atsumiense, a single genomic window includes:
- a CDS encoding ABC-type transport auxiliary lipoprotein family protein, protein MSQAGPAHDIAPATPRRAALGLLLALAGCGLATRPYAERRQWPLRVRRPQALPPPARGPVLLIRDLAAGPGLEARGLQSIAADGSIRTEFYEEWSVPPAQAVQEAVRAWLAEAGLFQAVILSGSRLGADLVLEGELTALWTLPAQNRAHAALGLTVLRQLPVEAGLLLQTRLEADAPLAAATPQASAQAMEAAVAGLCGQVEAALRTARIR, encoded by the coding sequence ATGAGCCAGGCAGGACCCGCCCACGACATCGCACCGGCGACGCCCCGGCGCGCGGCGCTCGGCCTGCTGCTGGCCCTGGCCGGCTGCGGCCTGGCCACGCGCCCCTATGCCGAGCGCCGGCAATGGCCGCTGCGCGTGCGCCGCCCGCAGGCGCTGCCGCCGCCGGCGCGCGGCCCGGTGCTGCTGATCCGCGACCTCGCCGCCGGTCCCGGGCTGGAGGCGCGCGGCCTGCAGTCGATCGCGGCGGACGGCAGCATCCGCACGGAATTCTACGAGGAATGGTCGGTCCCGCCGGCGCAGGCGGTGCAGGAAGCGGTGCGGGCGTGGCTGGCCGAGGCGGGGCTGTTCCAGGCGGTCATCCTCTCCGGCAGCCGGCTCGGCGCCGATCTGGTGCTGGAGGGAGAGCTGACCGCGCTCTGGACCCTGCCGGCGCAGAATCGCGCGCATGCGGCCCTGGGCCTGACCGTGCTGCGCCAGTTGCCGGTGGAGGCCGGCCTGTTGCTGCAGACCCGGCTGGAAGCGGATGCGCCCCTGGCCGCGGCCACCCCGCAGGCCAGCGCCCAGGCCATGGAAGCCGCGGTTGCCGGCCTCTGCGGTCAGGTCGAGGCGGCGCTGCGGACGGCACGAATTCGCTGA
- a CDS encoding patatin-like phospholipase family protein — MNSKRAAGGSGIGGPPTATHHHIPPPGRPEIVLVLQGGGALGSYHIGAYEALAEAGLHPDWVCAISIGAVNGALIAGSPPEQRVARMLDFWEAISRPEVVPRSGLQALRIAQNWANFGEALLFGQPNFFLPRPFNPWLAPDSDPQSVSFYDTNPLLFTLVRFADFDTINTPTVRLSLGVTDIADGRLTFFDNRDRRIGPEHVLASGSLPPAFAATAVEGGYYWDGACVANTPLDAVLNDPAPVHRVVFMLDLWSGPGPVPRNIAEAIWRAKQIQYASRTPRAIDAAATKVNLCHALRTLKTAGGPAAASIAEEAAPAMGRLDFVHVTYQQASAAIPYSDAEFSRASIATHRSAGYRDIKAALAAAPWRDAPLPPHLGALVHRVSAEQVTTLPPASLSLTAGDPAFAPPALPVPVG, encoded by the coding sequence ATGAACAGCAAGCGTGCCGCCGGGGGATCCGGCATTGGTGGCCCACCAACCGCCACCCACCATCACATCCCGCCTCCCGGCCGGCCGGAGATCGTGCTCGTGCTGCAGGGCGGCGGGGCGCTGGGCTCCTATCATATCGGTGCCTATGAGGCGCTTGCCGAAGCGGGACTGCATCCCGACTGGGTGTGCGCCATCTCGATCGGCGCGGTGAACGGGGCGCTGATCGCCGGTTCGCCGCCGGAGCAGCGCGTGGCCCGCATGCTGGATTTCTGGGAGGCGATCTCGCGACCGGAAGTGGTGCCGCGCTCCGGCCTGCAGGCACTGCGGATCGCCCAGAACTGGGCCAATTTCGGCGAGGCGTTGCTGTTCGGGCAGCCCAATTTCTTCCTTCCCCGCCCGTTCAATCCGTGGCTCGCACCCGATTCGGACCCGCAATCCGTCAGCTTCTACGACACCAACCCGCTGCTGTTCACGCTGGTACGCTTCGCCGATTTCGACACGATCAACACCCCCACTGTCCGGCTCAGCCTGGGGGTTACCGACATCGCGGACGGCCGGCTGACCTTCTTCGACAACCGCGACCGGCGCATCGGGCCTGAGCATGTGCTCGCCAGCGGTTCCCTGCCTCCGGCCTTTGCGGCCACTGCGGTCGAGGGCGGCTATTACTGGGACGGGGCCTGCGTGGCGAACACCCCGCTCGACGCGGTGCTCAACGACCCGGCGCCGGTCCACCGCGTGGTGTTCATGCTCGACCTGTGGTCCGGCCCTGGTCCGGTGCCGCGCAACATCGCCGAGGCGATCTGGCGGGCCAAGCAGATCCAGTACGCGAGCCGCACTCCGCGCGCCATCGATGCCGCCGCCACCAAGGTCAATCTCTGCCATGCGCTGCGGACCCTGAAGACAGCCGGTGGCCCCGCAGCCGCTTCCATTGCCGAGGAAGCGGCGCCGGCCATGGGGCGCCTCGATTTCGTCCACGTCACCTACCAGCAGGCCTCGGCCGCAATCCCCTACAGCGACGCCGAATTCTCCCGCGCCTCGATCGCCACCCACCGATCCGCGGGCTATCGCGACATCAAGGCGGCGCTGGCAGCGGCGCCGTGGCGGGACGCCCCGTTGCCGCCACATCTTGGGGCACTGGTGCACCGGGTCAGTGCCGAGCAGGTCACCACCCTGCCGCCTGCCTCGCTGAGCCTGACTGCCGGCGATCCGGCTTTCGCGCCGCCGGCCCTGCCCGTTCCGGTCGGCTGA
- a CDS encoding xanthine dehydrogenase family protein molybdopterin-binding subunit codes for MTKFGVAQSVRRVEDPRLLKGHGAYTDDIQLPGTVHGVVLRSPHAAARILSIDVAAAEATPGVLAVITAADLKADGLGGIPCAISLKNRDGSQQYSPPRPALADGAVRHVGDPVAFVVAETAQAARDGAEAILVDYDTLPAITDPGAAMEPGAPQVWEGARNNVCFDWEIGQKDKVEALFRQAAHVSRLTVVNNRIVVASMEARAACAEYDAATGRFTLRANTQGGWGIKQMLGDDIFKVGADRFRIITPDVGGGFGMKLFLYPEHVLTCYAARRLGRPVKWTSERSEAFLADTHGRDNITLGELALDAEGKFLALRTRNIANMGAYLSNYAPFIPTLAGTGVLAGVYGFQAVYANVIGVFTHTVPVDAYRGAGRPEANYLVERLIDHAARELKIDRAELRRRNMVGPEAMPHTTPVGKVYDSGDFRTVLDAALRNMDWAGFEARRAEAAARGRRRGIGLSYYLEATGGASSERAEIRFAEDGFVDVYVGTQSTGQGHETAYVQLTVDRLGVPGEKVRIRQGDTDTIPEGGGTGGARSLYSEGQAILATAATVIERGRKAASEALEASPADIVFEAGRFAIVGTDRGIDILELAQTQRARARQGQDVTTLDAAEVAQISAHTFPNGCHIAEVEIDPETGTVQVQRYSVTDDVGRAVNPLIVRGQVHGGVAQGFGQAVLERTAYDPQSGQLLSGSFMDYALPRAADLPDIEVDLIEVPCGTNPLGVKGAGEAGAVGSPPAVINAIVDALAPLGVDHIDMPATPERVWQALATARAA; via the coding sequence ATGACCAAATTCGGCGTCGCCCAGTCCGTCCGTCGTGTCGAGGACCCGCGTCTGCTGAAGGGCCATGGTGCCTATACCGATGACATCCAGCTTCCCGGCACGGTGCATGGCGTGGTGCTGCGCAGCCCGCATGCGGCGGCGCGGATCCTGTCGATCGATGTCGCGGCGGCCGAGGCGACCCCGGGCGTGCTGGCCGTCATCACCGCCGCCGATCTCAAGGCCGATGGCCTGGGTGGCATTCCTTGTGCCATCAGCCTGAAGAATCGCGACGGCTCGCAACAGTATTCGCCGCCGCGTCCGGCCCTGGCCGATGGCGCGGTCCGCCATGTCGGCGATCCGGTCGCCTTCGTCGTGGCCGAAACGGCACAGGCCGCCCGCGACGGGGCCGAAGCCATCCTGGTCGATTATGACACCTTGCCCGCGATCACCGATCCCGGCGCCGCCATGGAGCCCGGCGCGCCGCAGGTCTGGGAGGGCGCGCGCAACAATGTCTGCTTCGACTGGGAGATCGGCCAGAAGGACAAGGTCGAGGCGTTGTTCCGCCAGGCCGCCCATGTCTCCCGCCTGACCGTGGTCAACAACCGCATCGTCGTCGCCTCGATGGAAGCGCGCGCGGCCTGCGCCGAGTACGATGCCGCGACGGGCCGTTTCACCCTGCGGGCCAACACGCAGGGCGGCTGGGGCATCAAGCAGATGCTCGGCGATGACATCTTCAAGGTCGGGGCGGACCGGTTCCGCATCATCACCCCCGATGTCGGCGGCGGCTTCGGCATGAAGCTGTTCCTCTATCCGGAACACGTGCTGACCTGCTACGCGGCCCGCAGGCTGGGCCGGCCGGTGAAGTGGACCAGCGAGCGCAGCGAGGCCTTCCTCGCCGACACGCATGGCCGCGACAACATCACCCTGGGCGAACTCGCGCTGGACGCGGAGGGGAAATTCCTGGCGCTGCGCACGCGCAACATCGCCAACATGGGCGCTTATCTCTCCAACTACGCGCCGTTCATTCCCACGCTGGCCGGCACCGGCGTGCTCGCCGGCGTTTATGGCTTCCAGGCGGTCTACGCCAACGTGATCGGCGTGTTCACCCACACCGTTCCGGTCGATGCCTATCGCGGCGCCGGGCGGCCGGAGGCCAACTACCTGGTGGAGCGCCTGATCGACCACGCCGCGCGCGAGCTGAAGATCGACCGCGCGGAATTGCGCCGCCGCAACATGGTCGGACCGGAGGCGATGCCGCACACCACGCCGGTCGGCAAGGTCTATGATTCAGGCGATTTCCGCACCGTGCTGGACGCGGCGCTGCGCAACATGGACTGGGCCGGGTTCGAGGCGCGCCGGGCCGAGGCCGCAGCACGTGGCCGGCGCCGGGGCATCGGCCTGTCCTACTACCTGGAAGCCACCGGCGGTGCGTCCAGCGAACGGGCCGAGATCCGCTTCGCCGAGGACGGTTTCGTCGATGTCTATGTCGGCACCCAGTCCACTGGCCAGGGACACGAGACCGCCTATGTGCAGCTCACCGTCGATCGCCTCGGCGTGCCGGGAGAAAAGGTGCGCATCCGCCAGGGCGACACCGATACCATCCCGGAAGGCGGCGGCACCGGTGGGGCGCGCAGCCTCTATTCCGAGGGCCAGGCGATCCTCGCCACCGCCGCGACGGTGATCGAGAGAGGGCGCAAGGCGGCCTCGGAAGCCCTGGAGGCATCCCCTGCCGACATCGTCTTCGAAGCCGGCCGGTTCGCGATCGTCGGCACCGACCGCGGCATCGACATCCTGGAGCTGGCACAAACCCAGCGGGCGCGGGCGCGGCAGGGCCAGGACGTCACCACGCTCGACGCCGCCGAGGTGGCGCAGATCTCGGCCCATACCTTCCCCAATGGCTGCCACATCGCCGAGGTCGAGATCGACCCGGAGACCGGCACGGTGCAGGTGCAGCGCTATTCCGTGACCGACGATGTCGGCCGTGCGGTGAACCCGCTGATCGTGCGCGGGCAGGTGCATGGCGGCGTCGCCCAGGGCTTCGGGCAGGCGGTGCTGGAGCGGACCGCCTACGATCCGCAGTCCGGGCAATTGCTGTCGGGCAGCTTCATGGACTACGCCCTGCCCCGCGCCGCCGACCTGCCGGACATCGAGGTCGATCTCATCGAGGTGCCCTGCGGCACCAATCCGCTCGGCGTGAAGGGCGCGGGCGAAGCGGGGGCGGTCGGCAGCCCGCCTGCGGTGATCAACGCCATCGTCGATGCGCTCGCGCCGCTCGGCGTCGACCATATCGACATGCCCGCGACACCCGAGCGCGTGTGGCAGGCGCTGGCCACCGCCCGCGCCGCCTGA